A DNA window from Buttiauxella agrestis contains the following coding sequences:
- the nadB gene encoding L-aspartate oxidase: MNANSELACDVLIVGSGAAGLSLALRLAENSKVIVLSKGPINEGSTLYAQGGIAAVFDETDSIDSHVEDTLIAGAGICDREAVEFVAGNARHCVQWLIDQGVLFDTEVQPNGAESYHLTREGGHSHRRILHAADATGKEVETTLVGKALNHPNIRVIERSNAVDLIVSDKIGLPGTRRVVGAWIWNRNREKVETCRAKAVVLATGGASKVYQYTTNPDISSGDGIAMAWRAGCRVANLEFNQFHPTALFHPQARNFLLTEALRGEGAYLKRPDGSRFMPDFDERGELAPRDIVARAIDHEMKRLGADCMYLDISHKPEEFVRHHFPTIYEKLMGLGIDLTKEPVPVVPAAHYTCGGVMVDENGRTDVDGLYAIGEVTYTGLHGANRMASNSLLECLVYGWSAAEDIIKRMPYARISRKLPDWDDSRVDNPDEQVVIQHNWHELRLFMWDYVGIVRSTRRLERALRRITMLQQEIDEYYANFRVSNNLLELRNLVQVAELIVRCAMMRKESRGLHYTLDYPDLAENSGPSILSPLYINK; this comes from the coding sequence ATGAACGCAAATTCCGAACTCGCTTGTGATGTATTAATCGTCGGTAGCGGAGCTGCTGGCCTCTCTCTTGCTTTACGGCTTGCCGAAAACAGCAAAGTAATAGTTCTGAGTAAAGGGCCGATTAATGAAGGCTCAACTTTATATGCTCAGGGCGGCATTGCCGCTGTGTTTGATGAAACGGACAGCATCGACTCACATGTAGAAGATACTCTCATTGCAGGCGCTGGAATTTGTGACCGTGAGGCGGTGGAGTTTGTCGCCGGTAATGCACGTCACTGCGTGCAATGGCTGATTGACCAGGGCGTGTTATTTGATACCGAAGTTCAGCCAAATGGTGCAGAAAGCTATCATTTAACCCGCGAAGGTGGGCATAGCCATCGTCGAATTCTGCATGCTGCAGACGCCACGGGTAAAGAAGTGGAAACCACTCTGGTGGGGAAAGCGCTTAACCACCCGAATATTCGTGTCATCGAACGCAGTAATGCCGTCGATTTAATTGTTTCAGACAAAATAGGTTTACCGGGTACGCGACGCGTGGTCGGAGCCTGGATCTGGAACCGCAATCGTGAAAAAGTGGAAACCTGCCGTGCAAAAGCGGTGGTTCTGGCCACCGGCGGCGCATCGAAAGTTTATCAGTACACCACTAACCCAGATATTTCTTCAGGCGATGGTATTGCCATGGCCTGGCGCGCCGGTTGCCGCGTCGCAAACCTGGAATTTAACCAGTTCCACCCTACCGCGTTGTTCCATCCTCAAGCACGTAATTTCCTGCTGACCGAAGCCTTACGCGGTGAAGGTGCATATCTCAAGCGCCCGGATGGCTCACGGTTCATGCCTGATTTTGATGAGCGTGGTGAACTGGCTCCGCGAGATATCGTCGCTCGCGCCATCGATCATGAGATGAAGCGTCTGGGTGCAGACTGCATGTACCTTGATATCAGCCACAAACCAGAAGAGTTTGTACGCCATCATTTCCCAACCATTTACGAAAAGCTGATGGGGCTGGGTATTGATCTCACCAAAGAACCCGTCCCGGTTGTGCCAGCGGCACATTACACCTGCGGCGGTGTGATGGTCGATGAAAATGGGCGGACTGATGTTGACGGGCTATATGCTATCGGCGAAGTCACTTATACCGGTCTGCATGGCGCAAACCGTATGGCGTCGAACTCGCTGCTGGAATGCCTGGTTTATGGCTGGTCAGCGGCAGAGGATATTATAAAGCGTATGCCATACGCCCGAATCTCCAGAAAACTGCCGGACTGGGATGATAGCCGCGTCGATAATCCAGATGAACAGGTTGTGATTCAACATAACTGGCATGAGCTTCGCCTGTTTATGTGGGATTACGTTGGGATTGTACGATCCACGCGCCGTCTGGAACGCGCACTGCGCCGAATTACGATGTTGCAGCAAGAGATCGACGAATACTATGCCAACTTCCGCGTGTCGAACAATTTGCTGGAACTGCGCAACCTGGTGCAGGTTGCTGAGTTAATCGTGCGCTGTGCCATGATGCGTAAAGAAAGCCGGGGTCTGCACTACACTCTGGACTACCCGGATTTGGCCGAAAACTCCGGGCCAAGCATTCTTTCGCCACTCTACATAAATAAATAG
- the rpoE gene encoding RNA polymerase sigma factor RpoE, translating to MSEQLTDQVLVERVQKGDQKSFNLLVIRYQHKVASLVSRYVPSGDVPDVVQESFIKAYRALDSFRGDSAFYTWLYRIAVNTAKNYLVAQGRRPPSSDVDAIDAENYESGSALKEISNPENLMLSEELRQIVFRTIESLPEDLRMAITLRELDGLSYEEIAAIMDCPVGTVRSRIFRAREAIDNKVQPLIRR from the coding sequence ATGAGCGAGCAGTTAACGGATCAGGTCCTCGTCGAACGGGTCCAGAAGGGAGATCAGAAGTCATTCAATTTACTGGTAATTCGTTATCAGCATAAAGTGGCGAGCCTGGTTTCCCGCTATGTACCATCAGGGGATGTCCCTGATGTAGTGCAGGAATCTTTCATTAAAGCTTATCGCGCACTGGATTCATTCCGTGGCGATAGCGCGTTTTACACATGGTTGTATCGTATAGCGGTCAACACGGCGAAAAATTATCTGGTTGCTCAGGGTCGTCGTCCTCCATCAAGTGATGTGGACGCAATTGATGCGGAAAACTACGAAAGTGGCAGCGCATTGAAAGAAATTTCGAACCCTGAGAACTTAATGTTGTCTGAAGAACTGAGACAAATAGTTTTCCGTACTATTGAGTCACTTCCGGAAGATTTACGTATGGCAATTACGTTGCGGGAGTTGGATGGTTTGAGCTATGAAGAAATAGCCGCCATCATGGATTGCCCGGTAGGGACTGTACGTTCTCGTATTTTCCGTGCGCGGGAAGCTATTGATAATAAAGTTCAACCGCTTATCAGGCGTTGA
- the rseA gene encoding anti-sigma-E factor RseA, whose translation MQKEQLSALMDGETLDSELLSILSKDKSMQQSWESYHLIRDTMRGDTSELLHFDIAANVMAAIENEPVRHVTPLITEQQPKPEQWQKMSFWNKVRPWASQLTQMGVAACVSLAVIVGVQHYNGQSDNPAQPEAPVFNTLPMMGKASPVSLGVPSDSTASTGQQQVQEQRRRINAMLQDYELQRRLHAEQLQFEQAQTQQAAVQVPGNQTLGTQSQ comes from the coding sequence ATGCAGAAAGAACAGCTTTCCGCTTTAATGGATGGGGAAACTCTGGATAGCGAGCTGCTAAGTATTTTGTCGAAAGACAAATCAATGCAGCAAAGCTGGGAGAGCTACCACCTAATCCGCGACACAATGCGCGGCGATACCAGTGAATTACTTCATTTTGATATTGCAGCTAATGTCATGGCCGCAATTGAAAATGAGCCAGTGCGTCATGTCACGCCACTCATTACTGAACAGCAACCAAAACCAGAACAATGGCAGAAAATGTCATTCTGGAACAAGGTGCGTCCGTGGGCTAGCCAACTTACCCAAATGGGTGTTGCTGCATGTGTATCACTTGCAGTAATCGTTGGTGTGCAGCACTATAATGGCCAGTCTGACAACCCTGCTCAACCCGAGGCTCCAGTGTTCAACACTTTGCCTATGATGGGTAAAGCGAGTCCGGTAAGTTTAGGTGTGCCGTCTGACAGCACAGCCAGTACGGGTCAGCAGCAGGTACAGGAACAGCGTCGACGTATCAATGCCATGTTGCAAGATTACGAATTGCAGCGTCGTTTACACGCCGAGCAACTCCAGTTTGAACAGGCACAAACCCAGCAAGCTGCGGTACAAGTGCCAGGAAACCAAACTTTAGGAACTCAATCGCAGTAA
- the rseB gene encoding sigma-E factor regulatory protein RseB gives MKQLWYALSLMTSSLLFSSNASADTVSSGALLQQMNQASQSLNYELAFISINKQGIESLRYRHARLDNRPLAQLLQMDGPRREVVQRGSEISYFEPGLEPFTLTGDYIVDSLPSIVYTDFKRLTPYYDFISVGRTRIADRLCEVIRVVARDGTRYSYMVWMDSETKLPLRVDLLDRDGETLEQFRVISFNVSKEANGMMQSLAKANLPPLLSVPGAEKINFTWAPTWLPQGFSEVSSSRRPLPTVDVPIESRLYSDGLFSFSVNISRAASNSTDQILRTGRRTVSSEIRDKTEITIVGELPPQTAKRIADSIKFRNGQ, from the coding sequence ATGAAGCAACTTTGGTATGCCCTGTCTCTTATGACAAGCAGCCTGTTGTTCAGCTCAAATGCCTCGGCGGACACTGTTTCGTCCGGGGCATTGTTGCAGCAAATGAACCAGGCGAGTCAGTCACTCAATTATGAGTTGGCATTTATCAGCATCAATAAGCAAGGCATAGAATCCTTACGGTATCGCCATGCAAGGCTTGATAATCGTCCGCTTGCTCAATTGCTTCAGATGGATGGCCCGCGCCGAGAAGTCGTCCAGCGTGGCAGTGAAATCAGCTATTTTGAACCTGGGCTTGAGCCATTTACGCTCACCGGGGATTACATCGTTGATTCGCTTCCATCAATCGTTTACACCGATTTCAAACGCTTAACGCCATATTACGACTTCATCTCTGTCGGACGCACTCGTATTGCCGACAGGCTTTGTGAAGTCATCCGTGTGGTGGCCAGAGACGGTACGCGTTACAGCTATATGGTGTGGATGGATTCAGAAACCAAATTACCCCTGCGTGTTGATTTGCTGGACCGTGATGGCGAAACGCTGGAACAATTCCGCGTGATCTCCTTTAATGTCAGCAAAGAAGCGAACGGCATGATGCAAAGTCTGGCAAAGGCGAATTTACCGCCATTATTGTCAGTCCCTGGTGCTGAAAAAATTAACTTTACCTGGGCACCGACCTGGCTGCCGCAAGGATTTAGTGAAGTTTCCAGCAGCCGTCGCCCATTACCAACGGTTGATGTCCCTATCGAATCACGTCTTTATTCAGATGGTCTGTTTAGCTTCTCGGTCAATATTAGCCGTGCGGCCAGTAATAGCACCGATCAGATTCTACGCACGGGGCGTCGCACCGTAAGTTCTGAGATTCGTGATAAAACGGAAATCACCATTGTGGGTGAACTACCACCGCAAACGGCAAAACGTATTGCGGACAGCATCAAATTCAGGAACGGACAATGA
- the rseC gene encoding SoxR-reducing system protein RseC, which yields MIKEWATVVSWKQGEALLSCDVKASCSSCASRAGCGSRILNKLGPQTSHTLSVACDTPLVAGQKVELGIAEGSLIGSALLVYMSPLVGLFIVSALFQAMFDTNLAAICGALLGGVGGFLIARGFSLKLSRRENWQPVILSVALPPDALRVETMTPADNP from the coding sequence ATGATTAAAGAGTGGGCAACCGTTGTCTCCTGGAAACAGGGTGAAGCATTATTAAGCTGTGATGTGAAAGCATCTTGCAGCAGTTGTGCTTCACGCGCAGGCTGCGGTAGTCGCATCCTTAATAAGCTCGGCCCACAAACGAGTCACACCTTATCGGTTGCCTGCGATACTCCGCTGGTGGCCGGTCAAAAAGTCGAATTGGGCATCGCTGAAGGCAGCCTGATAGGCTCTGCATTACTGGTTTACATGTCTCCACTGGTCGGTTTGTTTATCGTATCTGCTCTTTTTCAGGCGATGTTTGATACAAACCTTGCCGCGATTTGTGGTGCATTACTGGGAGGCGTAGGCGGTTTTCTTATCGCCCGCGGGTTCTCTTTGAAACTCAGCCGCCGTGAAAACTGGCAGCCGGTTATTCTCAGCGTTGCTCTGCCGCCAGATGCGCTCAGAGTCGAAACCATGACGCCTGCAGATAACCCGTGA